TTCATTTAAATTCCTCCACGTGCTTTTGCACGAATATTACCATTCTTGCTCTAACAATTTCTTAAGATGAATCAAATTCTCAGGTTTATTATTCCGAACAACAATTAGTTAATTACAACTATATCATAGCTTTGGAACAAACGATATGAATAATCGTGCTCAGATTCACTTTACCAAGAAGTGGGACAAGGGGTCAGGTTCATAGGCCCGCGGGACGAGGGACCTGTCCCCCTGGCCCGCGGCCCAGCCCTCATTCACATATTATAAACCTCAAGCACGGCCTCCAACTTATGACCATCCCAAAGCGTCGTTTCCGTCCGTTCAGCCAACGCAAGAGCCGCCGGTGTAAAGGTATTATTGGTAATCACCCATGTGGCGTCTGCATGATAATATTCTTTACCTGATACCACTTCCTGAACCGCTTTGTTCCCGACTGAACTAGCGTATCGTTTCGCTTGGATTGCGTAGACACGGTCATTTTTTCGAGCTAGGATATCCACGCCTTGATCTCCTGAATTCTTAGTAGGAGAAGAACGAAAACCTAATTTAGATAATAAGCTAACCAAGAATTCCTCGAACTCCAATCCATTCATTTCGTTAATGGCTTCCATGGTCATCAGAGGAGGACTTTGTGTTGTTTCTTTATCCCTCATTAAATCTCGCTCCAACTTCATAGCTTTATAGTTTGCTTGGGCTTCATTTAAGAGATCATCTTCAATCAGCAGTTCTTTTTCGTAATTCCCGTAGCGTTTTCTTTTCAAAAATTCTACAAGAAAACCTAAGTTAGAAAAAGAGCGCACTTCCTCTTCTCCTAGACTTTGAATATACACATGAAGAACATGATCGAGTGGGTCACTTTCCTGAATACGCTCTTCCATTAAGAAGAAATCATCCCTTAACCGTTCATAGTTCACTTCTAAAACGATCAGCTTCATCACTTCAAGAAACGCTTCTTCGTTCCCTCTTACCACAAGTCCTCGCTTAGATAGCAGGTCAATGAGCGCGGTTAAATGATTATGATAAAAGGAGATCATCGAATGGACAGCCGGGGCATATGTAACATTCTCCGGGAGCCAATAGCTTTGAGTGAACGGTTTGGCATCTATGTAGTTTAATAGTTCCTTAAACACATCTGGAATAATGAGGTTTACGCATTGAGGTAAATACTTAGACACAAAATTCTCCATCAACCTCTCATGAAGTTCGTTAAGCTCCATAAGTTCAAGCTCAAACGCTTCACTTTCTATAGGGATGGAGTTTATCTCCTGTAAACCTATAGCATATTGGCTAAGCCCCCGTACAAGATTCGTTAAAGCTACTTTTCTTTCACAAGTACTTCTCTCATACTGTTCCTTTTTCTCCTCATGTTTCTTCCATTCCTCTTCTACTTTCTCTAACTTACTCTGAGCCAGCCGAAGCTGACTGTTTACATCATATTTTTCTTGTTTGGTCTTATGAATTTCTTTGTGCATGAGAGCCATTTTCTCATTCAGTTCATGGATTTCAGACTCTTTTCTCGCGATGTTCCTATCTAATTCCTCTATTTGTTCGTTTCGCATTTCAATTTGATTCGATAATGCTTCATTCTTCTTCGTTAGTTGATTCATTCTTTTTTCGGTCTGATGAAGAACTTTTACATTTTCTTCTCTTGCTTTTACTGCTTCTAGTGCCTCTTTCACATAGGCAAACATGGCCCATCTCCTCGCTGTATATCCATCATAGATGTATGTTCTTCGTACGATCCCTTTCCTCAACATATACCTCTTTTCAGAAGAGGAGGATATCGTTCTATCTCTTACTATAAACAATGAATCAAGTTTGGGACAGGTCGTTTTTCCACCCTAATATAAGTTAAACTAAAAAGAAGAACTTCCCCTTCACCCTGGAAACTTAAATAAGGAGGAGCAGTTGTTGAATAACTCAAAACATAAAAAAGACTATCCCAAAACTAATTTCGAAAATGATAGTAAGTTCAATGTCATTTTTCTACATGGCGTCCTATTGGTAGGAACCATATGCTTTGTCTTCTCTACAATAGGCGATTTCTTTTTCCCCGACTTAACTGGTGACGGCGGAGGAGTATATAACGCCATCTTTTCATACACCGTGGGTCTCGTTATCGGAATGCAAAGGTGGTATT
The nucleotide sequence above comes from Pontibacillus chungwhensis. Encoded proteins:
- a CDS encoding restriction endonuclease, which encodes MFAYVKEALEAVKAREENVKVLHQTEKRMNQLTKKNEALSNQIEMRNEQIEELDRNIARKESEIHELNEKMALMHKEIHKTKQEKYDVNSQLRLAQSKLEKVEEEWKKHEEKKEQYERSTCERKVALTNLVRGLSQYAIGLQEINSIPIESEAFELELMELNELHERLMENFVSKYLPQCVNLIIPDVFKELLNYIDAKPFTQSYWLPENVTYAPAVHSMISFYHNHLTALIDLLSKRGLVVRGNEEAFLEVMKLIVLEVNYERLRDDFFLMEERIQESDPLDHVLHVYIQSLGEEEVRSFSNLGFLVEFLKRKRYGNYEKELLIEDDLLNEAQANYKAMKLERDLMRDKETTQSPPLMTMEAINEMNGLEFEEFLVSLLSKLGFRSSPTKNSGDQGVDILARKNDRVYAIQAKRYASSVGNKAVQEVVSGKEYYHADATWVITNNTFTPAALALAERTETTLWDGHKLEAVLEVYNM